From the genome of Clostridia bacterium, one region includes:
- a CDS encoding cysteine desulfurase family protein: MIYLDYNATTPIDKQVADSMLPFIFDNFGNPSSSHELGVTTKRAVEQSRQQVADLLNCQSEEIIFTSGGSEANNMVIKGVAYSYKNKGNHIITSQIEHPAVLNPCKYLERLGYEISYVPVDPYGIINITALEKLITDKTILVTIMHSNNETGTLQPIKEISDICHKHNILFHTDASQSIGKVPVDVKELGIDFLTVAGHKLYAPKGIGALYVRKGISIEPLIHGAGHESGRRAGTENIIFDVALGKACEIAKETLKSDSLKLMTEYFYNSLKVNFGEIIVLNGHPEKRLPNTLNISFIGFNGHEVLNGLDDVAASTGSACHSGLTTISPVLKAMGVSDEVGHGAVRFSLGRFTTKDEIDTVISKIYKVLR, translated from the coding sequence ATGATATATCTTGATTATAATGCTACAACCCCGATTGACAAACAAGTTGCAGACTCTATGCTCCCCTTCATTTTCGATAATTTTGGAAATCCATCGAGCAGTCATGAATTGGGTGTTACTACAAAAAGAGCAGTTGAGCAATCAAGGCAGCAGGTAGCGGATTTGCTAAACTGTCAATCGGAAGAAATAATATTCACAAGTGGCGGCAGCGAAGCAAACAATATGGTTATAAAAGGGGTTGCCTATTCATATAAAAATAAAGGCAATCACATAATTACCTCGCAGATAGAGCATCCGGCTGTCTTGAACCCGTGCAAATATTTAGAAAGACTGGGGTATGAAATTTCATATGTACCTGTTGACCCGTATGGAATAATAAACATTACTGCATTGGAAAAGCTTATAACAGACAAAACCATACTCGTTACAATTATGCATTCTAACAATGAAACTGGAACACTGCAGCCTATAAAGGAGATCTCAGATATTTGCCATAAACATAACATCCTGTTTCATACCGATGCTTCTCAATCAATAGGTAAAGTGCCTGTTGATGTCAAAGAGCTAGGCATTGATTTTCTAACAGTTGCTGGACATAAGCTTTATGCACCAAAGGGTATCGGTGCCTTATACGTGAGAAAAGGAATCAGTATTGAGCCTTTAATACATGGTGCAGGACATGAAAGCGGCAGGCGTGCCGGAACGGAGAATATCATTTTTGATGTTGCCCTCGGTAAAGCGTGCGAAATTGCAAAAGAGACCTTAAAAAGCGATAGTTTAAAATTAATGACAGAGTATTTCTATAACAGCCTTAAAGTAAATTTCGGGGAAATAATTGTACTAAACGGACATCCTGAAAAAAGGCTTCCAAACACCTTGAATATCAGCTTTATCGGTTTTAACGGGCATGAGGTTTTAAACGGCTTGGACGATGTTGCAGCGTCAACAGGTTCTGCCTGCCATTCAGGCTTGACAACAATATCCCCTGTCTTAAAGGCTATGGGCGTTTCGGATGAAGTTGGACATGGAGCTGTACGTTTCAGTCTTGGTAGATTTACTACAAAGGATGAAATAGACACGGTTATAAGTAAGATATATAAAGTACTAAGATAA
- a CDS encoding DUF169 domain-containing protein: MNIKAMVEDLNCVLGLERYIVGINFIFNKEEYELSAVPQVRYKLSYCNMVKLAASGKSFKADINNFLCIGSAKALGLIKPDSNATSGNVYYSFGLYDSLCTAKNVQEDVTFLDHQTYGVVVMPLEKFEAQPDVAIFIVNPYQSMRILQGYAYHHGAAKNIKMAGNSGMCSECTATTYDTNDMNLSLLCSNTRFSAKWKDDELGIGMPFNMFEKVCDGVIKTIGPCEPNERKMKIIAKCKEAGKKIDISLDGNYFKSTSK; the protein is encoded by the coding sequence ATGAATATCAAAGCAATGGTAGAAGATTTAAACTGTGTCTTAGGCTTGGAAAGATATATAGTTGGTATTAACTTTATTTTTAATAAAGAAGAATATGAACTTTCAGCTGTTCCACAGGTAAGATACAAGCTGTCATATTGCAATATGGTTAAATTGGCCGCATCAGGTAAAAGTTTCAAAGCAGACATAAACAATTTTTTATGTATTGGTTCAGCAAAAGCACTAGGCTTGATAAAACCGGATTCAAATGCGACTTCAGGTAATGTTTATTATTCCTTCGGGCTTTATGACAGCTTATGTACTGCTAAGAATGTGCAAGAAGATGTAACATTTTTAGATCATCAGACGTATGGGGTTGTTGTTATGCCTCTGGAAAAATTCGAGGCTCAGCCGGATGTTGCTATATTTATAGTAAATCCATATCAAAGTATGAGAATACTACAGGGATATGCATATCACCATGGAGCAGCAAAGAATATAAAAATGGCGGGAAATTCTGGAATGTGCTCCGAATGCACGGCAACGACCTATGATACAAATGATATGAATTTGTCGCTCCTTTGTTCAAACACCAGGTTTTCTGCAAAGTGGAAGGATGATGAACTTGGCATTGGTATGCCATTTAATATGTTTGAAAAGGTTTGCGATGGTGTAATAAAAACAATTGGACCATGCGAACCAAACGAAAGGAAAATGAAGATTATTGCAAAATGCAAAGAAGCAGGTAAGAAGATAGATATTAGTTTGGATGGCAACTATTTTAAGAGCACTTCAAAATAA
- a CDS encoding zinc-ribbon domain-containing protein codes for MALVTCPDCGKQISRNAASCPNCGAPNSISDNKNKERLIVNPRIGKGKIVLGGILIFFGFVYSYGGSYTLGSVCIILGLAITITGKFQNWWHWK; via the coding sequence ATGGCTCTTGTGACTTGTCCTGATTGTGGCAAACAAATAAGTCGAAATGCAGCTTCATGTCCAAATTGCGGAGCTCCAAATAGTATTAGTGATAATAAAAATAAAGAACGACTTATTGTAAATCCTAGAATCGGCAAAGGCAAGATAGTGCTAGGTGGAATTTTAATATTTTTTGGATTTGTTTATTCATACGGAGGATCTTACACTTTAGGTTCAGTTTGCATAATATTAGGTCTTGCAATAACTATAACTGGGAAATTTCAAAATTGGTGGCATTGGAAATAG